ATACACCGCCTACGGTGTTGCCGTTGACATTGATGCTTTTCAGTTCCCATTTGCCGTACAATTCCTTGAACTTCTTGTCGAAATCCGCGCCGCTCAGGCCGTAATAGAGATAGAAACCGTTATCGTTCGGTTTATTCACGAATACGGCGGCATGATACCGTTTGCCGTTCACCATATAGGCAACATGTTCCTGTACATGCCATTTTTTGTTGGTCACATATTCCTTCCAGACATTCCCGAAATTGGCATCATCGCGGTTATGCACGGAGTGGGCGGACTGGCCGGCGGGTTTCTTTTCCCAGATGGCGGTGAAGCGGGGATTGCCGCTGCCGTCTTTCGTAACGGAAAGCTGCCGGGGCCGGAATCCCTGCTGACCGTAAGTATTGAAATAATTCTGATAAGTGGCTCCGGTCATATAAAAGCGGGTGTACCATGCCCCGGGCAGGCCCCACTGGAAAGATCCGGCGGCATAGAGGTTGCTGCCGTTCCGGTCCACACTCACGGTCTGCAGCGCCATGCCCATACCGGTGTAGTACCCCCAGAATTTGTTCACCAGGTCCAGCGGCACATTGTGGAAGTTGGGATAGAAAGGAGCGAAGAGGCGGGCAAATGGTGTGCTGGCATCCAGGTCGTAACAGTCCACACCGCCATGATTGTAAGCGCCATACGGATCTACAAGCACCCAGTCGCCACTGTGACCGCTGCGGGTGTCCTGTACGCGTACTTCAAAATGCAGATGTACATTGAATGACCGCGTATCCGCATTTTTGAGCGTACCGTCATCATTCAGGATCACGCCGATACCGCCGGAACCGGTATTGCCGGCATAAGCAATGAACTGGCCGCCTTTCACGATATCATTCACCTTCACGGCGATCTTCTGGCTGTTGGTACCCCAGCACAATTTGCTGCTGGTGCCGTTGTCTGCAAAGGATTTATATTTACCGGAAGTGGCCTGGGCCTTCGCCCGGTCATTGTCGAACCCGTTGCGGAGGTGCAGGTATTTGCTGCGGTATTTGTAGCCATTGGGCGCGGTATGCTCGATCTCCACGATATTTCCGCCGCCGTTGGACCATTTTACGTCGATCACTTTGCCTGGAGCGATGGCATATACGCCGAAGGTAGGGTCCTCATTTTCGGCTACCGAGGTTTTGCCGTAATCGATCGCACGATGCGCATCATTAGCGCCGTCGTCATTATTGTCCCAGCTGTAATAGAATCCCTGCCAGATGCCGGTTTTGCTGTTCTTGTACGGCAAATAGAGGGGCATGTGCGCTTTTACGGCGCTGTACACGGGTTCCAGGTCTTCTTCCACCACAGGGGCTGCACAAACCACTGAACTGCGCATGGCCATTGTCATGCCCGGGGCATCAGCTTCGGTGATGATGAATTGCTGGGCAGGACGGGCAACGGCGCGGCGGACAGCGGTGATCTTTTTCATTTTCCCCCGGATGGGAGCGGTGGATTCCCCGTCTCCGTCAACCCCTTGCGGGATGAACATGGTGGGCTTCTTTACTTTCATATAAAGAATAGCGGAGGCGTTTTCTTCTTCCTGCGGGATCTGCTGCGCATAAAGTTGACAAACAACAAGCAGGGCTGCTGCTGTGGAACATAGAAATTTCATGATTTTCAGTTTGGGGTGTTAACAATTTTTTATGGGCCGCAAACTAATGACATTCAACAGGGCCGCGAAACGCTATTGCGTATCTGGTATGATCGGGACAATAGCTGGTGCATTTTATGGGGTAAAAGGTCTATTTGTTGTCGCTTATCAGCGGTTCCTTCCCGCCTCACCGGGGTAAAGGTGCATGACCACATCACTTTGCCAAAAGTCTTTGGTATCAGCATCCAAGGCTGATATCCGGCCTCTGAAAGCCGCACCGGTATCCACATTCCAGACGTTGCAGGCCTGCATCGGGATATTGACGCCGTAATTGGTGGTAGGCGTATGGCCGATGTAGATCTCGTTGAACAGCAACAATCGTTTTGGATAGATGCTGGCGTCTTTGGGAATGCGCGGGTCCATCACGAGGGCCATTTCCCACAGCGTCCGGTCCCAGGAGAAATTGGTCGTATAGGGTTCGCGGGAGGGGCCGTGCATGGAGGAAAATCCTGCATGGATGAACAGGCGGTTATGCTCATCTACATAATAATTCACCAGGCGGTCAAAGAACCGCAGATGCTCCTTTCTTTTGGAGGCGCTGAGCTGCTCATAACTGTCCACGGTAGCCCGGCCACCATGGAATAGCCATACTTCGTCCTCCAGGCCGCCACGCAACCAGGCCTCGCACCAGGCATCATGATTGCCCCGGATGAAGATACAGTTGTGACGCCGGTCCAGTTCCATCAGGTAAGCAACTACCCCGGCGGATTGCGACCATCCATCCACATAATCTCCCAGAAAGATCAACCGGTCCGCCGCGGTTGGCCTGATGATACCGACAAGTTGTTCCAGCGCCCTGAGTGCACCGTGAATATCTCCAATTACAAATGTCCTGGCTGTCATTTTACACCTGCGCTTTTAAATACGGCTGCATGTTATGAAAATATATCAAAACCTGCAATACATCGCCGGAACGTTATGCGTTCTCTTTCTAAGAAAACTTTTTATATATTTATTCCCTTTTGGAACAACTATTCCACGCTATGAAGAAATTACTCTTTCCTCTATGTTTTCTGATTGCTACGCAAGTACTGGCGCAGCAAAAAATTGATGCCGATGTTGTGATCTATGGTGGTACCTCTGCGGCGGTAACCGCCGCGGTGCAGGCCAAGCAGATGGGCAAGTCTGTTGTGATCGTATCTCCTGACACCCATCTCGGCGGCTTATCCTCCGGAGGCCTCGGTTTTACCGATACAGGCGATAAATCGGTGATCGGCGGACTGGCCCGCGAATTTTACCACCGTGTGTATATGCATTACCAGCAACCCGATGCCTGGCAATGGCAAAAAAAGGAAGAATACGGCAACAAAGGGCAGGGCACTCCGGCTATGGACGGCACGGAACGTACGATGTGGATCTTCGAGCCGCATGTTGCAGAAAAGGTTTTTGAAGACTTTGTAAAGGAGCATAATATCAAAGTGTACCGGGATGAGTGGCTGGACCGGGAGAAGGGTGTTGTCAAGAAAAGAGGGAACATCGTTTCCATCAAAACGCTCAGCAACAAGATCTTTTCCGGAAAGATGTTCATCGATGCCACCTATGAAGGCGATCTGATGGCTGCAGCAGGTGTGAAATACCATGTGGGCCGCGAGGCGAACAGTGTGTACGGAGAGGAATGGAATGGTGCACAGACGGGCATTTTGCATCACGGACATCATTTTAAAACAAACATCAGCCCTTACAAGGTCCCCGGTGATCCCAAAAGCGGACTGCTGCCCAAGGTGTCTGATAAAGACCCGGGCAAACGGGGAGAAGGGGATGACAAGATACAGGCCTATTGCTTCCGCATGTGCCTCACCCGGCATCCGGATAACAGGGTGCCTTTCCCCAAACCCGAAGGGTATGATCCGGCACAGTACGAACTGCTGCTCCGGGTATTCAATTCCGGCTGGCGCGAAACCTTCAACAAGTTCGACCCCATCCCGAACAGAAAGACAGATACCAATAACCACGGCCCTTTCAGTACCGACAATATCGGCATGAACTACGATTATCCCGATGCCTCTTATGTAAGGCGGAAAGAGATCATTGCCGAGCATGAACAATACCAGAAAGGCTGGTTCTACTTCATTGCCAACGATCCCCGCGTACCCGCTGATGTGCAGAACGAGATGAAAAAATGGGGGCTGGCCAAAGATGAGTTCCGGGACAACGGCAACTGGCCTCACCAGCTGTACATCCGCGAAGCCCGTCGCATGATCGGCACGCACGTGATGACCGAGCATGAGACCCTCAGCAAACGCGAAGTACCGCAGTCCGTGGGAATGGGCTCCTACACCCTCGATTCCCACAACGCGCAACGCTACGTAAAACCCGATGGTTTTGTGCAGAATGAAGGAGACATCGGGGTAGACACCAAACAGCCTTACCGTATTTCCTACGGCTCCATCATCCCTAAAAAAGCGGAATGCAGGAACCTGCTGGTACCGGTTTGCGTATCCAGCTCCCATATCGCTTTCGGTTCCATACGGATGGAACCGGTATTCATGATCCTCGGGCAAAGCGCCGCAACCGCCGCTGCATTGGCTATTGATGGTAAAAAAGCCGTGCAGGACCTGGATTACGACATCCTGAAAGCACAACTGCTGAAGGATAAACAAAGACTGGTATCCAATAAATAATATGATGACGACACAGGCCGCCCTCGCGGCGGTCTGTGTCGTTTTATAACAACGCTGCCGAGACTTCGGCTTTTTTAAACCGTTGTATTGCAATCGATTTAAATTTGAAATCAAATTCCGCTGATATCTACATGAAACGTCTACTGGTATTATCTTTTATCGCTTTCAGCGCAGCTTCTTCCGCACAGGTCAAAACCCTGTCGCATCCTTCCGCGCCGGACGCTGTATTCCTGCATTCCTCCCTTGGTCATACCTGGCAAATGCAGCGTTTTGACAAAGTGCCGGAGAACGGCAGCAAGGTATCCACATCCGCATACGCGGCCGGGGACTGGCTCAGGGCCATCGTACCCGGAACGGTACTGAATTCCCTCGTGGCCAATAACGTGTATCCGGACCCCTACATTGGCGATATTAACCGCCGCGAGCGCAAGGTGATCCCCGATATCGCCGATGCGGGACGGGAGTTTTATCACTACTGGTTCCGCACCTCGTTCAGGATACCGGCTACGGTAAAGGGTAAACGCATCTGGCTGAAACTGCACGGCATCAACTACCGCAGCGATATCTGGCTGAACGGAAAGCAGTTGGGCAGCATGGCGGGCATGTTCAACGCCGGGGCTTTTGACATCACCAACATCGCCAAAAGAAACGGGGAGAACATCCTGGCCGTTAATGTTACACCGGTGGATACGCCCGGCCAGAGCGACTATAAGAACAAGCAACGCACCGGCGCCATCGGGGAGAACCGCAACGGCGGGGACGGCCTCATCGGCAGAAACGTGACCATGCTGATGAGTGTGGGCTGGGATTTTACCTTCCCGGACGGTGTGCGCGACAGAAATACCGGCATCTGGCGCGATGTGGAGATCTATTCTACGGACGATGTTGTGCTGGAGCATCCTTTTGTCTACTCCAAACTGCCGTTGCCGGATACCACATCCTCCACCCAGACCATTTCGGTAGAGGTCAGGAATGTATCGGACCAGCCACAGCAGGGTATTGTGAAAGGGGCCATCAAGGGCACAGCGGTATCCTTCCGGCAGCCGGTAAACCTGTCTGCCCATGAAACAAAGACGATTACATTCGAAAATATCGTCATCAAAAACCCGAAACTCTGGTGGCCGCTGAATAAAGGAGAACAACATCTATATACGATGGACCTTTCTTTCGAGCGGCAGGCAAAGGCCATTCACAGCGTTTCCACGAGATTCGGCGTGCGGGAGATCACATCCGACCAGCAGACGCCGGACAAGTCGAGGCGTTTCCTGGTGAACGGCCACCCTGTTTTCATCCGCGGCACCAACTGGATACCGGATGCCATGCTGCGCAATTCGGTAAAGCGCACCCATGCGGAACTGGAATATACCAGACAAGCGGGTCTGAACCTGATCCGTTTCTGGGGCGGTGGCATAGCCGAATCGGATTATTTCTTCGACCGTTGCGATGAACTGGGTTTCCTGGTCTGGAACGAATACTGGATGACCGGGGATACCCGTTATCCGGCGGATAAGGAGTTATACCTGGCCAATATGGCGGCCACGGTGAAGCGCATACGAAACCATGCCTCCCTGGCTTATCACGTATCCTCCAACGAATCCACTGAAATGCCCGGAGCGCCGGAGCTGATACGGTCGCTGGACCCCAGCCGCGGCTACCAGATGCAGTCGGAATGCTGCGGCGTGCACGACGGCAGTCCATATAAATATGAAAACCCCATGCAGTACTTCGAGAACACGGCTTCGCCAAGGGGCAGCCGTGTGGACGGTTTCAATCCGGAATACGGTACGCCCTGCCTGCCGACGGTGGAATCGCTCCGCGAGATGATGCCTGCTAAAGACCTCTGGCCCATCGTGGACAGCGTGTGGAATTATATGGATGGCGGCGGCTTTCACCAGATCACCACAAAATACCGACAGGCGGTGAACGAATTCGGGGAATCATCGTCCATAGAAGAGTTTGCGAAGAAAGCGCAATTCGTGGGCGCAATGAATTACCGCGCCATCTGGGAAGTGTGGAACTATAACAAGTTCGGGTATGGGGACCGTTGGGCATCCGGTTTCCTGTTCTGGTACCATAACAGTCCCGTGAGGCAGACAGGCGGACGGATGTATGACTGGAGCCTGGAGCCCACAGCGGCATTATATTACTCGCAAAACGCGCTCGAGCCGCTGCACGCGCAGTTCGATTATCTGAAGAACACCGTATCTGTGTATAACGATTTCCGGAAAGCCTTCCCGCAATACCGGCTTACCGCTACGGTTTATAATCTGCATGCGGAGATCATATCTTCGAAAGAAGTGAAAGTGGATATCCCGGCGGATGGCACCGTAAAAGATGCCATTACCCTTGATTTTCCGGATAACATTACGCCCGTGCATTTTATTTCGCTGGAACTGAGCGATGCCGGCGGCAAACCTGTAGCCCGGTCTTTCTATTGGCGCTCGAAAGACGCCTATGAAGGCAAATGGACGATGACGGGGCCTGCTACAGCGGGTTTTCAGCAGATCAACGATCTTCCGGCCATACAATTGAAAACTACCGTAAAAGTGGTGAAGGAAGGCGAACTGGAAGTAACGCTCCGCAATCCCACGAAAGTCATGGCTTTTTTCACCCGGCTGAAACTGCAGGATCAGCATGGCAAAAGCATCCGCCCGGCATTTTACACCGATAATTTCTTTTCGCTGACACCCGGGGAAACGAGGACGGTGAAGATCCGGTTCTCGAAAGAAGATGTGCCGGGCAAGGCGTACCGGCTGATAACGGAGGGGTGGAATGTGCAGCCGGAGGTCAGGGAGTTCAAACTGAAGTAGCTGTTTTACAGAACGGGGCTGTAACAGCTTTGGCTACGGTCCCGTTTTTCAGCTTTTGCATAACACTAACATGTCATTCTGTTTCAATTCATTTTGACTTCTACACGCGAAATTTTAATTTTGCGTTTCATGCGTATAAACCGGCAAATATTAAAAAGGTGGGCAATTTGTTCCATTATGCTGACAATTCAGTTGGTCAGCTTTTCCTTGCCGGTACTTTCTGCTCACCGCCAGATGGCTGCAGAGAACGGCCTGTTGTTACCCGGGCAAGAGCAACGCCATGCGGGACATCCTGAAGCGGATGAGAAAGCGGGGCATGAAATACATAAAACCTTCAAGAACCGCCGCAAACAACGGCTGTATATCCCTGCCAATGTACGGCAGTACAGTTTTGAGAACCACGCGGTTTTCCAGTTCTCACAGAATCCCGCGCTAAGCATCTTCATCGCGGAGAACAAGACCGGTGAATACCGCTTCCAGTACGCTTTTTTACCGGCCTATTACTATTTCCTGTTCAGGCTCACACCGTTCTGAGCAAAATTCCCCTTTTTATATGTGACTAGTGTCGGCCGTAAACTACGGCCGCGGAAATTGTTTTGTTGTATTTAAAGACAAATAATATTGTTATGCGCCTGATCAAGTGGATGTATATGACGCTGCCGGCCTTTGTTGTTGCCGGATGTGCTGTTAAAGGAGAGAAGAAGAACGAGAATGAAATCAAGGTCCTGCCGGTTACCCGGCTGATCGAAAAAGATACAATGTTGTACCGGTCGTATGTAGCCAATATACAGGCGGTGCAGAATGTGGAGATCCGGGCGAGAGTGACCGGCTTCCTCGAAAAAATATATGTGGATGAAGGGCAGGAAGTCAGGAAAGGGCAGTTGCTTTTCACGATCAGCGATGCCGAATACAATGCTGAACTGGCGAAGGCCCGGGCCGTGCTGAGCAATGTGATCGCAGAGGCGAAGGCCGCAGAGCTGGAAACCGAACGGGTGAAGTTACTGGTAGACAAAAAAGTGGTGGCGGACTCCGAACTGGATGTAGCAAAGGCAAGGCTGCTGGCGGCACAGGCCAGGATAGACGAAGCCCGCTCTGCGGAAACGAACGCTGCCATGCGTTTGAGCTATACAAAGGTCCGCGCCCCCTTTGACGGGTTTATTGACCGCATACCGCTAAAAAAAGGCAGCCTGATCAATGAAGGCTCGCTCTTCACTACGGTATCGGATACACGCGAGGTATATGCCTATTTCAACGTTTCTGAAACCGAATACCTGCGGTACACCAAATCTCTTGCAAAAGGAGCTGATCATTACAAAAAGGTATTGCTGGAACTGGCGGATGGCACCCGGTACCTTCACACCGGGGAAATAGAGACCATCGAAGGAGAGTTCGAATCCAATACCGGCTCCATTGCCTTCCGGGCCCGTTTCCCCAATCCCGGGAAGCTGCTCAAGCATGGCGCCAGCGGTAAGGTGAAGCTGGCCAGCGAGCTGGATGGCGTAGTCATCATCCCGCAAAAAGCCGTATTTGAAATGCAGGACAAGAATTATGTATTCGTAGTGGATGAGGACAATGCGGTGAAGATGAGGAGCTTCTCCCCGCAAACGCGTTTTGCGCACTTCTACATTGTGGCCTCCGGCCTTAAGCCCGGCGAGCGGGTAGTCTGCGAGGGCGTCCGCAATATCCGCGACGGCATGAAAATAGAACCGCGCGCCATTTCCATGGATAGTTTATTGCGTAACTGATCAAAGGGCTTTACCGGAAAATCACAAGAACATGTTTGACACTTTTATAAAAAGGCCGGTGTTATCACTGGTCATATCTCTTATTATTGTATTGATAGGGCTCCTGGCATTGTTTACCCTGCCGGTGACCCAGTTCCCGGACATTGTGCCGCCATCGGTTACTGTAACGGCACGTTATACCGGCGCCAATGCGGAAGTATGCGCCAAAGCGGTAGCTACGCCACTGGAGCGGGCGATCAACGGCGTGCCGGGCATGACCTATATGTCCTCTGTATCCAGCAATGACGGTATCACCGTTATAACGGTCAATTTCAATGTGGAAACCGATCCTGATCAGGCTGCAGTCAACGTGCAGAACCGGGTGGCTACCATTATCGATGAGTTGCCCGAAGAGGTGATCAAAAGCGGGGTGACTACCGAGAAAGAAGTGAACAGCATGCTCCTTTACCTGAATATCATGAGCGAAGACACTTCGCTGGACGAGCAGTTCATTTACAATTTTGCCGATATCACGGTGTTGCAGGAATTGAAGCGGATTGACGGGGTCGGCCGTGCCGAGATCATGGGCGCCAAGGAATATGCCATGCGCATTTGGTTGAAGCCGGACCGGATGCTGGCCTACAATGTTTCCGCGGATGAGGTCATTGAAGCGATCCGCCGCCAGAACATCGAGGCCGCGCCGGGAAAGACGGGCGAAAGCTCCGGCAAGAACCCGCTGATGCTGCAGTATGTGCTGCGGTATACCGGGAAATTCTTTGAGCCGGAGCAATACCGGCAGATCGTGCTGCGTGCGGGGAACGATGGCGCTGTGCTGCATCTTCGGGATGTGGCCGATGTGGAATTCGGTTCCCTGACCTACA
This genomic stretch from Chitinophaga sp. XS-30 harbors:
- a CDS encoding efflux RND transporter periplasmic adaptor subunit; its protein translation is MRLIKWMYMTLPAFVVAGCAVKGEKKNENEIKVLPVTRLIEKDTMLYRSYVANIQAVQNVEIRARVTGFLEKIYVDEGQEVRKGQLLFTISDAEYNAELAKARAVLSNVIAEAKAAELETERVKLLVDKKVVADSELDVAKARLLAAQARIDEARSAETNAAMRLSYTKVRAPFDGFIDRIPLKKGSLINEGSLFTTVSDTREVYAYFNVSETEYLRYTKSLAKGADHYKKVLLELADGTRYLHTGEIETIEGEFESNTGSIAFRARFPNPGKLLKHGASGKVKLASELDGVVIIPQKAVFEMQDKNYVFVVDEDNAVKMRSFSPQTRFAHFYIVASGLKPGERVVCEGVRNIRDGMKIEPRAISMDSLLRN
- a CDS encoding peptidoglycan DD-metalloendopeptidase family protein yields the protein MKFLCSTAAALLVVCQLYAQQIPQEEENASAILYMKVKKPTMFIPQGVDGDGESTAPIRGKMKKITAVRRAVARPAQQFIITEADAPGMTMAMRSSVVCAAPVVEEDLEPVYSAVKAHMPLYLPYKNSKTGIWQGFYYSWDNNDDGANDAHRAIDYGKTSVAENEDPTFGVYAIAPGKVIDVKWSNGGGNIVEIEHTAPNGYKYRSKYLHLRNGFDNDRAKAQATSGKYKSFADNGTSSKLCWGTNSQKIAVKVNDIVKGGQFIAYAGNTGSGGIGVILNDDGTLKNADTRSFNVHLHFEVRVQDTRSGHSGDWVLVDPYGAYNHGGVDCYDLDASTPFARLFAPFYPNFHNVPLDLVNKFWGYYTGMGMALQTVSVDRNGSNLYAAGSFQWGLPGAWYTRFYMTGATYQNYFNTYGQQGFRPRQLSVTKDGSGNPRFTAIWEKKPAGQSAHSVHNRDDANFGNVWKEYVTNKKWHVQEHVAYMVNGKRYHAAVFVNKPNDNGFYLYYGLSGADFDKKFKELYGKWELKSINVNGNTVGGVWRPKKSNYAAYYGMTSAGYQTRFNQFAAEGLRLIKVQNYDNNGRFSAVWSK
- a CDS encoding metallophosphoesterase family protein; protein product: MTARTFVIGDIHGALRALEQLVGIIRPTAADRLIFLGDYVDGWSQSAGVVAYLMELDRRHNCIFIRGNHDAWCEAWLRGGLEDEVWLFHGGRATVDSYEQLSASKRKEHLRFFDRLVNYYVDEHNRLFIHAGFSSMHGPSREPYTTNFSWDRTLWEMALVMDPRIPKDASIYPKRLLLFNEIYIGHTPTTNYGVNIPMQACNVWNVDTGAAFRGRISALDADTKDFWQSDVVMHLYPGEAGRNR
- a CDS encoding sugar-binding domain-containing protein encodes the protein MKRLLVLSFIAFSAASSAQVKTLSHPSAPDAVFLHSSLGHTWQMQRFDKVPENGSKVSTSAYAAGDWLRAIVPGTVLNSLVANNVYPDPYIGDINRRERKVIPDIADAGREFYHYWFRTSFRIPATVKGKRIWLKLHGINYRSDIWLNGKQLGSMAGMFNAGAFDITNIAKRNGENILAVNVTPVDTPGQSDYKNKQRTGAIGENRNGGDGLIGRNVTMLMSVGWDFTFPDGVRDRNTGIWRDVEIYSTDDVVLEHPFVYSKLPLPDTTSSTQTISVEVRNVSDQPQQGIVKGAIKGTAVSFRQPVNLSAHETKTITFENIVIKNPKLWWPLNKGEQHLYTMDLSFERQAKAIHSVSTRFGVREITSDQQTPDKSRRFLVNGHPVFIRGTNWIPDAMLRNSVKRTHAELEYTRQAGLNLIRFWGGGIAESDYFFDRCDELGFLVWNEYWMTGDTRYPADKELYLANMAATVKRIRNHASLAYHVSSNESTEMPGAPELIRSLDPSRGYQMQSECCGVHDGSPYKYENPMQYFENTASPRGSRVDGFNPEYGTPCLPTVESLREMMPAKDLWPIVDSVWNYMDGGGFHQITTKYRQAVNEFGESSSIEEFAKKAQFVGAMNYRAIWEVWNYNKFGYGDRWASGFLFWYHNSPVRQTGGRMYDWSLEPTAALYYSQNALEPLHAQFDYLKNTVSVYNDFRKAFPQYRLTATVYNLHAEIISSKEVKVDIPADGTVKDAITLDFPDNITPVHFISLELSDAGGKPVARSFYWRSKDAYEGKWTMTGPATAGFQQINDLPAIQLKTTVKVVKEGELEVTLRNPTKVMAFFTRLKLQDQHGKSIRPAFYTDNFFSLTPGETRTVKIRFSKEDVPGKAYRLITEGWNVQPEVREFKLK
- a CDS encoding FAD-dependent oxidoreductase: MKKLLFPLCFLIATQVLAQQKIDADVVIYGGTSAAVTAAVQAKQMGKSVVIVSPDTHLGGLSSGGLGFTDTGDKSVIGGLAREFYHRVYMHYQQPDAWQWQKKEEYGNKGQGTPAMDGTERTMWIFEPHVAEKVFEDFVKEHNIKVYRDEWLDREKGVVKKRGNIVSIKTLSNKIFSGKMFIDATYEGDLMAAAGVKYHVGREANSVYGEEWNGAQTGILHHGHHFKTNISPYKVPGDPKSGLLPKVSDKDPGKRGEGDDKIQAYCFRMCLTRHPDNRVPFPKPEGYDPAQYELLLRVFNSGWRETFNKFDPIPNRKTDTNNHGPFSTDNIGMNYDYPDASYVRRKEIIAEHEQYQKGWFYFIANDPRVPADVQNEMKKWGLAKDEFRDNGNWPHQLYIREARRMIGTHVMTEHETLSKREVPQSVGMGSYTLDSHNAQRYVKPDGFVQNEGDIGVDTKQPYRISYGSIIPKKAECRNLLVPVCVSSSHIAFGSIRMEPVFMILGQSAATAAALAIDGKKAVQDLDYDILKAQLLKDKQRLVSNK